From the genome of Dermacentor andersoni chromosome 3, qqDerAnde1_hic_scaffold, whole genome shotgun sequence:
TGTAACTGATGCTTCGCTATTTAAAGAGTAAACACAAACCACAGTATCTGCAAACCTCCGATGCAAAAATTAGTTTTTACGAGCAAGCAAAGTCTGGGTTCTGGATAATCAGACAATGCCAGCACATTAATTTGCTGTGATGACTCTGTCGGGTAGTAAAATTTTGCTTCTACGGTTTGTCTGTGCTCAGGCTTGTCTGCACTTAACGGTGAAGCATTAGTTGGAAGCCCGGCAATGCACCTTGAAATTAATTTCTGTCTTCCATCCCCATGGAGACAGTCTCGGACGAGTGCTGTTTCAATTGGTTAAAGTAGCAGAAGCAGATGAGCCCATTCATCTGCAACTAAGAGCATAGATCCACTAGCCATCAGTGGCCACAACACATCTTTCGCCTCGGAGAATGGTCAATACATTGCATGCTTGGCCAGCACATTTCTGCGTGAACTGCTGTGACTGGTCATGGTATCGAAAAGCAGACTGGTATTCACTGTAGTTGCACAGTATGTATGGTCTTTATGATGACCCTAGAATTTTTTCGCTTGCTTGTAACCAATAGCTGTTCATTAAACCCATTCCATTAAAACGTCTTTAATTGGTTACAATGCTTTTACTTGCCTAGACGAAATGCAGCCACTTGTGCAACTGTCAACAGATAGAAAGTGTAGTGCAAATGGATGACAAAGAGAGATTCACTGCTGCTGTGCTTGCACTCTTTGTTGCACCATGAATTAGTCTACTTGCCATCATTGCAccagccaagtgaccacactcctAGAGGATGGCAGCCTAACGTGGCCCGTACGAGTTTCGAAGAAAACACACAGTACCGTGTATAGTGAATCCATTCAGCGAATCTTTTTCTTACCAACTTCACTTACGGCTACGAGATCCATATTTGAAGCAGCCGTTTATGTCCCTCATTTACAAATTCAAATTTTCGCACTTGCGCTGTGCTGTGAGTGTACGTCGAGAAAAGCTTGCAAGATACTGCGTACACCGATTCCTTTATAGAAGCTTGTTCTAATTTCAACTTGTTTGCTCATGGCTAAAAAATCAAATATATTAGAATGGGGCACACTTCTGAACTTGCTCAGGAAATGGAGAGACAGTAAATGGCTTGTAGAGCACTTGGAGGAAcggggaagaaaaaaataaagtgacagAAGTGCACATAGTGAGCAATAAACATCTGGCAAACTAGTTTCAGCAGGTAAGATTCTTTCTTGCCCACATTTCAATGTCCCGGCTTTCAATGACTACTTGTTAAGACGTAAGGAAACGCACACTAGCTCTACACGTGGGTTTCATCGTTGTCGCAAGCATGTACTATGGtgctcaatatgagctgcaacatgcGAGCTGTAGCTGCAGCAACGCTTATGAGAAAAATGTGGAGACAACGCTGCCATTTGAGTGTACTGTTGACTTTCTTTGCGGGGCGACAATACGCTTGCCCATCGAGCAGCTACGTCCTCATCCCGGatgaataaagaagaaaaaaaatatagttaaGAAGCTAGGGCAGCGTGCACCGTGACAAAGCATGCTGCACTAAAAGCTAAGGACTTTCAGGCTGCTCTGTGGGCCACAGTATTATGTTCAGTGGAGAAATTGGACAGCGTAAAGCACAGGGTATGTGCATTTCTGGAATGGCAAAACCTTCTCCACATTTTTCTCGAGAGCGTAGCTACGGCCACGGCTTGtgtgttgtagctcatattgagtGCGACAGTACTCACTATACATAATTTTACACGACAAGGGGAAACACCGTGGAAGGTACACAAGTACTGTGGTCACAGAACTCTCTCCGCACATTTCAGAGCGCAGTTGTTTTTAACCTGCAGTGCTTAATACCAAATAACTTCATATACTGCAACTGCAACTTGCGGACATAACATTACGTCAAATCGTGTATTTGTGCAGCTTTGTACTTCAATTATGCAACTTACTATGCTTTGGTCGCGAGCACAAGTGATGCGATGAGGCCGTTGGTTGCGGAAACATGTTGCCTCGCTCGTTCGGCAATAAATAAAGCGTCAGATTTGCAACATCTTCAATGTAATAATTATGTCGTATTTTGCAACACAGAAGCATGGGTCATAATATTAACGTCAAACTTCATGACACCTACCTATATCTTTCTTTTCTATGTGACGCAATATTCTTAGGTCACGAATGTGAAACGGGAGAAAAATCTCTCTAGCCTCCATAGTACTGCCTGTTATGTATGAAGCGGTGTGATCTCGACAAATGTAGGTAGTCCAATCGTAAGGCTTGTCACTGATGTATATCGGAACACCTACTTTACGTTGGTTTAAATACCGTTTCTTTGAACACTGACTATGGCAGCACTGAATATTTAGTTGTGGAAAATACAGCGGTCACCATGGGTGCTCCCAGAGCAGCGAAAAATTGTAAACAGTATGTTCTGTTTGGTGGACTATATACACCAACTGCTGCAAAATTTTACACATTTGTGTTCAGCATGACATGTACTGAGGCTTTACGTTCCATCGTATAATACCATCAAACCTTCATCGCAATTGTTCATAAGATATCGATACAGTAACACAAGACTATTACAGCGCACGGTCTACAGCTATTACGCTGATGCTGTTGCCAGCACCTTGGCACCTTTTATATCGGCGTTGACAGATTCACCTGCACATTGTGGCACACATTTACAAGGTCAAAGTGACATTTGCAAGATGAACATTTATCATATGAACTTTCGATGTATTTGCATGGATGCTATGAATAAATATAGTAAAAATGCCCATAATTCTGGAACGCAAGGCAGAAAGGGGTGAAGAATACCCTCTGCACGACAGGCATCACAGCTGGTTGTGGTGCCAGTGGAACCTCGGGCGACGACTTAAAGTCGCGTCTGTTACGTTGCGCATGCAGCACTTGGAAGGTGGTGCACTCCAATTGTATTCGTATGACAGCCTCGACCGCACTTCCCTCTGACACATTACACCGGTCTGCTCGAGGTTTCGGTACTTCTCGTACATCATGGTCGCCGTCTGCTTGTGAGTGACCAGGTACGAGTTGAAGCAACCGCGTGAGCGGTACTCCGTGTCAAAGCGCCGGTCGTGTTTGCGATGGAGCCTCAGCGGTGCCGTCCACACGCCCACCGACGCGTCCTCACTGAAGTAATAGTCGAATGCGACGAAAGCCAAGGTTGCAATGTACCTCGCGGCGCTCTGGGGCAGCACGTATCCTCCGCCGCGCGCGTAAGGCAGGTAATAGCCGTCTCTGAGATACCACGTTCTTTCTGCCCACTTTCCGGACTTGAAAACTGGCGCGTTTCCGGCAAAGTAGCCCCAGTAGAGCTCCCCGTCCGGCCTTTCTTCTTTCCACTTGGCCAGCTCGTCGGCAACGACGTCTACTCTGGCGAACGAGTCGTCGTCCAGCTTCAGCACAAAGTCGAAATAGTAGTGGCCCACGATCCACTTAAGGCTATGGACCAGCTTACTGGTTAAGTGCTCGTACGAGTCTTCGGCATCGTCGAGGATCACGACGTCGTCAAAGCTAAGCGACTCTCGCTTGAGGTTCTCTACCCACTGCAGTGGTGTACCGTGAGCGCCCACGAAGAACTTGTAAACGATGCGCTGTTCGGACGCGGCTGCCAGCTTCAACCACGTTCGGCGCGCTGCGTGGCGCAGATGTTCCGTCTTGTGGGACGACAGTATCGCCACGAACAGAAACGTGTCGCCTTCTTTGCCCCACCAATCCCTCGCGGGGCCTACCGCTTCACTCGCGGAGCGCGCTGCGATGTCGTAGCTGCACCACAGTGCGAAAACGAAGCCAAGCACGAACCAAATCACTCTCACCACGAAGGCACGACCTCTCGGACCTAAACGACCGGACAACGCACGTAGCCACACGGGGCTCATGACGAGACTTTCAAAAGCGCAGCGGGAAGGGGTGAGCTGAAATCTCGGCTGAAAGCTTTCGTTTGACGATGCGAGCTTTCATTTTCGCAGCGCTTTGAACGGACAAACGCTGCTTACCGCCGCCGCACGTTGTTGCGTTCTTTTTGTTCGCACTGTTTCAGCTCGCTACACATTTAACCGTAGCGGGTTGGCTAGCTCAGTTCATTCGCATTGAATCCAACTTCCCGTCCGTTCGCTGCAGGCATTGCCGTCCTATGGCCGTCCTCTTGCAAGTTGCATCTGCCGCATCTCCATCCGGAGTGTACGGACCGTCATTTGCGTCAATCGCATAATGCGCGGGAAGACGCGGAGGATACCGTCGACGTGAAGTTGGTAGCTCGTGTCGTCCAAAGTCCTTTTCGCCGGCACAGTTTGAAACGCGTTAAAAGGAATTTTTTAACAATTTATTGCACGCAGCCACCACAAGCAGACATCCATGCAATggcagagtgacgtcagggcagTCATGTGGTCTTCCCATGGTTGCTAGAAGTACTAGAAGTGAGAGAAAAACCGGCCGCTCCAAGCCATGTCCAAGCTTGTTGGGATGCGCGATCCATTTTTTCGACACATATACTGGGTGGTCTGTGGTCGAATAGATAGCACATCGGgcagctgtgctgagggaacagggtttgaaacgaaccatcggtcgaactaggGTCTCTGAATGATAAGAATGTGGCAGTGTGTGCATGTGCCGCTATTCAACAAACCTCCATGGTCGGAACGTCTTTAACGCCGACGTAGGTCACTGTAGATACAGGACTGGGAAGGTAAAAGCTGAATAAAGATATTTGGCGCCCACTTCAAGCCCTGGGCACATGCCATTCGGTCTGAACTggttttcaatgaacctctttgatgccaacctGCGTCACTTAATTGCATGTGCCAGCTAGCTGACGTGTGCCACGACCTGGATGAACGTCTAACACCAACTCAAGTAACGAGACATGTGCCACTGAGAATCTACCGCTCTAGAATGACAAAAATAATTCCTTAAACTTTTCCGGTTCTGAGGGGAATCGAACGCACGCCACAATGTGTCATCAAGGACAGCAACACTGCTTATGCTTATGCTTGACCGCGTAACAacaatgcattgcggtgaagctgaaTGTAACGTATTTTGCAGCGCTCGAGGCTTCTTGCACGTTGAACTGTTTTTCGTCGATCTTTACTGCTGTTTATTGAATAAAAAGGGTAATCTACACCTGTGTCTGTAAGTTAAGAGATTGATTTTATTGAATAAAAAGGGTAATGTACACCTGTGTCCGTGAGTTAAAGATTGATAAAAACTAATCGCACTTTCTTGCACTGTGTAAAAAACATAAGCCTTTTATTAGGTTTCTAATATGCACCTGTTAGCAAATACCGCAACTCATTGGTGACCATACGTATGCGGTCCGGTTCATCAGTCACAATGTGGGAGCTAAAGAGAATTAAAGACAAGCGTGAGTGCACTCACTTCTGTCGGCGCAGTACGTTGCTTCTTTATTGAAAGCAACCTTTGATTAAATCATTAAATAAAGTTGCCAATTTGCAGTTTTACAAGTATTCCTCCCGTCTTTTCTGAATCTGGAAGGTCTGGCAGCAGATGCATGTTTGTCCTCCATAAGatttaggatggatggatggatggcggctataccctttgtaacgggcggcggctggcgtcacctagccttttgctccccctcttattttattattattcttttttcccctttctttatatcctcttttccttaacctagttttcactcccctcctccccccaaaataactatctaaaacagtagaggaaacattatctccccgatttatggtattatctatcccttgacttcctccaccaatcctctagcctccccttcgttactgccactcttttctcgtctatttgtcctcgttccccgggaaaacctaatgccccttccatatctgccactgttccctctgccagggttgggcgaaggtctgtgcatctcagcactatatgctcagtggtctctatttcggctccgcaagctgtgcaccgaaggtccacgtcttcaaatttagccctgtatgttttcgttctcaaaacccccgtcctagcttcgaataatagtgagctgccccgcgagttatcaaataagagctctctcttaatctcctgtttttgtgacctatacattgatagcgctggctttccgagcattctttcttcccacatttttctttccgtctcctttacctcctttcccacactagaaccacgttggaccccctccctcggctgtaggtatctattcctcagcttcctcgttctgagtgtccactttgtgttcaaacttttcatgtacagatatttgtacacttttcctgcccaccttttttcctccagtgctgggagtctctgttcaaattttagtttacttattgcctctctaccttcgaatgacgtccatcccatgtccccctgcactcc
Proteins encoded in this window:
- the LOC126516763 gene encoding beta-1,3-galactosyltransferase 6-like, encoding MSPVWLRALSGRLGPRGRAFVVRVIWFVLGFVFALWCSYDIAARSASEAVGPARDWWGKEGDTFLFVAILSSHKTEHLRHAARRTWLKLAAASEQRIVYKFFVGAHGTPLQWVENLKRESLSFDDVVILDDAEDSYEHLTSKLVHSLKWIVGHYYFDFVLKLDDDSFARVDVVADELAKWKEERPDGELYWGYFAGNAPVFKSGKWAERTWYLRDGYYLPYARGGGYVLPQSAARYIATLAFVAFDYYFSEDASVGVWTAPLRLHRKHDRRFDTEYRSRGCFNSYLVTHKQTATMMYEKYRNLEQTGVMCQREVRSRLSYEYNWSAPPSKCCMRNVTDATLSRRPRFHWHHNQL